A genomic segment from Desulfonatronum lacustre DSM 10312 encodes:
- a CDS encoding Nramp family divalent metal transporter has protein sequence MNQGADYRSQEQRRAFVSPVPTKWERLKWFGPGFVWMVSSVGSGSILFTPRVGSRYGYDLLWAALIVTFLTWVIIREIGRYTVVSGRTILEGYEGLKGPRGWAVWLIFVPGIVSGIVVVSGIAALVGSALVIVLPLNQAVASVGIILVSAVLVISGQYKKLELVTTVMAVIMIVSVFLTAIAVFPGWEAYGRGLIPTMVPDFDLYFILPWFGFLLAGAAGMMWFSYWVAARGYGGEIIEGDDTLPPETSTKRSDADTRLRRWLVIMSTTAAIGVLGATIVNFSFLTLGAELLRPLGVIPEGIRVAEDLARLLGEVWGGPGQYLLVAGIFVALWGSILSNQDGWGRMYADATLMLLPRTMKRLEKGRSRAGLRRQLMNSYILVVLTGIPIIVFLLLRNPVVILSVAGIITAAHLPIMVALTLYLNLSRLPRHLGPGIFFTTATGFAIVFYAFFSILFFYNLLFS, from the coding sequence ATGAATCAGGGTGCGGACTACCGGAGTCAGGAGCAGCGCAGGGCATTTGTTTCTCCCGTGCCCACCAAGTGGGAACGGTTGAAATGGTTTGGGCCCGGATTTGTCTGGATGGTCTCTTCGGTGGGTTCCGGATCGATCCTGTTCACGCCCAGGGTCGGCTCCCGGTACGGCTACGACCTGCTCTGGGCGGCGCTCATCGTGACGTTTCTGACCTGGGTGATCATCCGGGAGATCGGCCGTTACACCGTGGTTTCCGGGCGCACGATCCTCGAAGGCTACGAGGGCCTGAAAGGCCCCAGGGGGTGGGCCGTATGGCTCATCTTCGTGCCCGGCATTGTCAGCGGCATCGTTGTGGTCTCGGGCATCGCGGCCCTTGTTGGGAGCGCGCTGGTGATCGTCCTGCCCCTGAACCAAGCCGTTGCGTCGGTGGGGATCATCCTTGTTTCCGCCGTGCTGGTGATCAGCGGCCAATACAAGAAGCTGGAGCTGGTTACCACGGTCATGGCGGTGATAATGATCGTTTCCGTATTTTTGACCGCAATCGCTGTCTTTCCGGGCTGGGAGGCGTACGGCAGGGGACTGATTCCCACAATGGTTCCGGACTTTGACCTTTATTTCATTCTGCCCTGGTTCGGCTTTCTCCTGGCGGGTGCCGCGGGCATGATGTGGTTCTCCTACTGGGTCGCGGCCCGGGGATACGGCGGGGAGATTATTGAGGGAGACGACACGTTGCCTCCGGAAACGTCGACCAAACGCAGCGATGCCGATACGCGGCTGCGCCGCTGGCTGGTGATCATGTCCACCACGGCGGCCATCGGCGTGCTCGGCGCCACCATTGTCAATTTTTCCTTCCTCACCCTGGGCGCGGAGCTGCTCCGGCCACTGGGGGTCATTCCCGAAGGCATCCGGGTGGCTGAGGATCTGGCCAGGTTGCTGGGCGAGGTCTGGGGCGGACCAGGTCAGTATCTGCTCGTGGCCGGCATTTTCGTGGCCTTGTGGGGGTCCATCCTCTCCAATCAGGACGGCTGGGGGAGGATGTACGCGGACGCGACATTGATGTTGCTGCCGCGGACCATGAAACGTCTTGAGAAAGGAAGATCCCGAGCCGGGCTGCGCAGGCAGCTGATGAACAGTTACATCCTGGTTGTCCTGACCGGGATTCCGATCATCGTCTTCCTGCTGCTGCGCAACCCCGTGGTCATCCTGTCCGTTGCCGGCATCATCACCGCTGCCCACCTGCCGATCATGGTCGCCCTGACATTGTATCTGAACCTGAGCCGCCTTCCACGCCACCTCGGTCCCGGCAT
- a CDS encoding sensory rhodopsin transducer — protein sequence MGRKVWMISAGRIPLRSTGREPENTSRDELCFLNVGYREAQVKVTLFYADREPVGPYKLDIPPRRIRRVRVNNLINPEAPPLDTDYGAVIESNVPIVVQFERTDTSESKPAMSPMMAFAT from the coding sequence ATGGGACGGAAGGTCTGGATGATTTCGGCTGGGCGTATTCCGTTGCGCAGTACCGGGCGGGAGCCTGAAAACACCAGCCGGGACGAGTTGTGTTTCCTCAATGTCGGGTACCGGGAGGCGCAGGTCAAGGTGACCCTGTTCTATGCTGACCGCGAACCGGTGGGGCCGTACAAGCTGGATATCCCGCCGCGTCGGATCCGGCGGGTGCGCGTGAACAACCTGATCAACCCGGAGGCGCCTCCGCTGGATACGGATTACGGCGCCGTGATCGAGTCCAACGTGCCCATCGTGGTCCAGTTTGAGCGGACGGATACCAGTGAATCCAAACCCGCCATGTCGCCCATGATGGCATTTGCGACATGA
- a CDS encoding D-arabinono-1,4-lactone oxidase yields MSEWSNWSGSVRFTPAAVVVPENEEELARIIRRAGDEKQTVRVSGAGHSSTPLVQTPDILVSMKNFNGFVARDGATIAIRGGTMLTEANEIFLEHGLALENLGDVDLQALAGAIGTGTHGTGRNLRTMSNHLVGGRLVNGKGEIVDFSIKDDPDFTLAARVALGTLGIFTELRLKLVPAFHLHRKEWCTHIEDCMVNLDKLIASNRNFDFYWYPRSDEAKLRTLNIPGTGPKDIPYAWCQKERTGWSGDVIPRSRGNKFDEIEYWLPIENGPPCFEEIRQRIKDVHRKDVGWRVLYRTVAADEAMLSGAYGRASATISMHHNASLPHDAFFRDIEPYLTKYGGRPHWGKKHYQTATNLKQLYPRWDHFQGIRRSMDPEGVFMNAYLRTIFEEG; encoded by the coding sequence ATGAGCGAATGGTCGAACTGGTCCGGAAGCGTGCGGTTTACACCTGCTGCCGTGGTTGTTCCCGAGAACGAAGAGGAGCTTGCCCGGATCATCCGCCGGGCCGGAGACGAGAAGCAAACGGTTCGTGTCAGTGGTGCGGGCCATTCCTCGACGCCTCTGGTGCAGACGCCGGACATCCTGGTGTCCATGAAAAACTTCAATGGCTTCGTGGCCAGGGATGGGGCGACAATCGCCATCCGTGGCGGAACGATGCTCACGGAGGCCAACGAGATATTTCTTGAGCATGGCCTGGCCCTTGAGAACCTCGGCGACGTGGATCTTCAGGCCCTGGCCGGTGCCATCGGCACGGGAACGCACGGCACGGGACGAAATCTCCGGACCATGTCCAACCATCTTGTTGGGGGCAGGCTTGTCAACGGCAAGGGTGAGATCGTCGATTTCAGCATTAAGGACGATCCCGACTTCACCTTGGCCGCCCGGGTCGCCCTGGGGACTCTGGGTATCTTCACCGAACTTCGGCTCAAGTTGGTGCCCGCCTTTCACCTGCACCGCAAGGAATGGTGCACCCATATCGAGGACTGCATGGTCAACCTGGACAAGCTCATCGCCTCGAACCGCAATTTTGATTTCTACTGGTACCCCCGCAGCGATGAGGCCAAACTCAGGACCCTGAACATTCCCGGTACAGGGCCGAAGGACATCCCCTATGCCTGGTGCCAGAAGGAACGGACGGGCTGGAGCGGCGACGTCATCCCCCGGTCGCGGGGTAACAAGTTCGATGAAATCGAATACTGGCTGCCCATTGAAAACGGTCCGCCCTGCTTTGAAGAGATCCGCCAGAGGATCAAGGACGTTCATAGGAAGGATGTCGGTTGGCGGGTCCTGTACCGAACCGTGGCCGCGGACGAAGCCATGTTGAGCGGAGCGTACGGCAGGGCCTCGGCCACCATTTCCATGCACCACAACGCGTCCCTGCCCCATGACGCATTTTTCAGGGACATCGAGCCGTACCTGACCAAATACGGCGGTCGGCCGCACTGGGGCAAGAAGCACTACCAGACCGCCACGAACCTGAAGCAGCTGTACCCCCGCTGGGATCATTTCCAGGGAATCCGTCGGTCCATGGACCCGGAAGGGGTGTTCATGAATGCGTATCTACGGACGATTTTTGAGGAAGGGTAG
- a CDS encoding AI-2E family transporter yields the protein MESNPAIEVKPRSLSFYIVLAAAIYAFIKAYWLLSPILLSFVLTMLIALAINPVILRIQVVTRNRRLAAGLFTLGFLGSIVLAGWTMFGPMKESVENLTREIPEYWERIQKPLIRLEQQAILSEEKLQEEVSTEIARDDPETVEPAGEEESDEVSKSSDQGETLRSNITGMFQDLLGNFTAVAFNAGQIFIVLVTVFFGVLFTIMNPRPIFRAIFLLVPKRNHDQAQILLQRITEFAPKWAGTMLLDMASIGLLVFIFMWIIFGFLDALVLGIFAALMGAIPFLGPFLSAIPALLLAFGAGGMTPLWVLLAYVVIQGLQSNFLEPFIMARGMKLHPLAVIFAMLLSVAAFGVLGVLIAAPLIAILSIFHDELYRKRYLPMVTDEDLDDLARKALREKK from the coding sequence ATGGAAAGCAACCCTGCAATTGAAGTGAAGCCTCGCTCGCTTTCTTTCTATATAGTCCTGGCAGCGGCGATTTATGCTTTTATCAAAGCTTATTGGTTGCTGTCTCCGATTCTGTTGTCCTTTGTGCTCACCATGCTCATTGCGCTGGCAATCAATCCAGTGATTTTGCGGATACAGGTTGTGACACGCAACAGAAGACTCGCGGCCGGACTGTTCACGCTTGGCTTTCTCGGAAGCATCGTTTTGGCGGGCTGGACAATGTTCGGGCCGATGAAGGAATCCGTCGAAAATCTCACGAGGGAGATACCTGAATACTGGGAGCGTATTCAGAAGCCTCTGATTCGACTTGAGCAGCAAGCCATACTTTCCGAAGAGAAGTTGCAGGAGGAAGTTTCCACTGAAATTGCACGGGATGACCCGGAAACTGTCGAACCTGCTGGCGAGGAGGAATCCGATGAAGTATCAAAATCCTCTGATCAAGGCGAAACTCTTCGTTCCAATATCACCGGAATGTTTCAGGATTTGCTGGGTAACTTTACCGCGGTGGCATTCAATGCCGGTCAAATCTTCATCGTATTGGTGACCGTCTTTTTCGGCGTTTTGTTTACAATCATGAATCCACGTCCGATTTTTAGGGCGATTTTTTTACTTGTACCCAAGCGCAACCATGATCAAGCCCAAATCCTTCTTCAGCGAATCACCGAATTTGCACCGAAGTGGGCAGGAACGATGCTCTTGGACATGGCTTCGATCGGCCTGCTTGTTTTTATCTTTATGTGGATAATTTTTGGATTTTTGGACGCTCTTGTTCTCGGAATTTTCGCGGCGCTTATGGGTGCCATACCATTTCTTGGCCCGTTTTTGAGTGCCATACCAGCACTGTTGCTCGCTTTCGGAGCTGGTGGAATGACTCCATTATGGGTTCTTCTTGCGTATGTCGTGATTCAAGGTCTGCAAAGTAATTTTCTTGAGCCGTTTATCATGGCGCGTGGAATGAAATTGCATCCATTAGCTGTAATTTTTGCGATGCTTTTATCCGTTGCGGCTTTTGGCGTATTGGGTGTCCTGATTGCTGCGCCTCTGATTGCCATATTGAGTATCTTTCATGACGAACTGTATCGAAAGCGGTATCTGCCAATGGTTACGGATGAAGACCTGGATGATCTGGCAAGAAAGGCTCTGCGCGAAAAAAAATGA
- a CDS encoding superoxide dismutase, with protein MLDRRVFLIASMGTAGWLMMGGLGLPRSVQAASPIALPPLPYAENALEPVITAETIGFHYGKHHKGYVDKLNNLIAETEYAGSSLEEIISGSAGRPEKMEIFNNAAQIWNHTFYWNSMKPKGGGEPPAALKQRMEASYGSVEACKQELAAAATAQFGSGWAWLVLDGDTLKVVKTGNADLPLTNGMKPLLTIDVWEHAYYLDYQNRRADYVKAVLDNLVNWDFAAQNLG; from the coding sequence ATGCTTGATCGTCGCGTTTTTCTTATCGCATCCATGGGCACCGCGGGCTGGCTCATGATGGGTGGTCTCGGTCTTCCCAGGTCTGTTCAGGCAGCATCACCCATTGCATTACCACCTCTTCCTTATGCCGAGAACGCATTGGAGCCGGTCATAACAGCAGAAACGATCGGTTTTCATTATGGGAAACATCACAAAGGGTATGTGGACAAACTGAACAACCTTATCGCCGAAACAGAATATGCTGGATCGTCATTGGAGGAGATTATTTCCGGTAGTGCGGGACGGCCGGAAAAGATGGAGATCTTCAACAACGCGGCGCAGATATGGAACCATACATTCTACTGGAACAGCATGAAGCCAAAGGGCGGAGGCGAACCACCCGCGGCACTCAAACAGAGAATGGAGGCATCCTACGGCAGTGTCGAGGCCTGCAAGCAGGAGCTTGCCGCCGCGGCAACTGCCCAGTTCGGCAGTGGCTGGGCTTGGCTCGTGCTGGACGGGGACACGCTCAAGGTGGTCAAGACCGGTAACGCGGATCTGCCGTTGACCAACGGAATGAAGCCGTTGTTGACCATTGATGTGTGGGAGCACGCCTATTACCTGGATTATCAGAACCGTCGCGCCGACTACGTCAAGGCAGTGCTGGACAATCTGGTCAACTGGGATTTCGCGGCGCAGAACCTTGGATGA